ATTGTCCGACTTGAAAAAGAACTCGATAAATGGACGAAAGAGGTAGAACGGGTACAGAAAAAGCTTGCAAATGAGCGTTTCATTGAAAAGGCACCTCAACAGGTTGTTGAAGAAGAACGTGCAAAAGAAAAGGATTACTCTGAGAAAAGAGAAACCGTCTTAAAACGGATTGAAGAGTTAAAAACAATGTAATGAGAGAATGATGATGACGAATCTTCTGAGGTTCGTCATCATTTATGCCTATTGGAGGGGTTTGACGTGCATTATGAAGAGGCGCTTGCCTGGATCCACGGCCGGCTAAGGCTAGGGATGAAACCAGGCTTAAAACGGATGGAATGGCTTATGAATAAGATGGGTCATCCGGAAAGAAGAATTAAATTTGTACATATTGGCGGAACCAACGGAAAAGGTTCGACTGTTACTTTTGTCCGTTCAATTTTGCAATCGGCCGGGTATGAGGTTGGTACTTTTACATCCCCCTATATTGAGCAATTTAATGAAAGAATCAGTATTAATGGGGTTCCGATATCAGATGAAGAAATGGTGCTTCTCACAGAAAAAATTATTCCGCTTGCCAATGAGTTGGAAAAAACTGAGCTTGGCGGACCTACGGAGTTTGAAGTGATTACCGCGATGTGTCTTTACTATTTTGGCTTTGTCCGTCCTGTTGACATTGTTATTATGGAAGTAGGACTTGGCGGACGGTTTGACTCAACCAACATCATTTACCCGCTCGTATCCGTGATTACTAATATTGGAATGGATCACGTTCGTATATTGGGTGATACGATTTCGGACATAGCTAAAGAAAAAGCCGGTATTATTAAAAATGGAATTCCTGTGATTATAGGTGAAGACAAGAAGGAAGCAGTTGAAAAAATAGAAGAAGCTGCAATTAAGAAAAAAGCCATATTATATAAGCTGGGTACTCAATTTGTTATCTCTAACTATGAATCGATTGATGAGGGCGAACGATTTACACTCGAAACACCTTATCATACCTATCGCGAACTCATAACCGGGTTAAAAGGAACCTATCAGGTTC
This genomic window from Bacillus oleivorans contains:
- a CDS encoding bifunctional folylpolyglutamate synthase/dihydrofolate synthase; the encoded protein is MKPGLKRMEWLMNKMGHPERRIKFVHIGGTNGKGSTVTFVRSILQSAGYEVGTFTSPYIEQFNERISINGVPISDEEMVLLTEKIIPLANELEKTELGGPTEFEVITAMCLYYFGFVRPVDIVIMEVGLGGRFDSTNIIYPLVSVITNIGMDHVRILGDTISDIAKEKAGIIKNGIPVIIGEDKKEAVEKIEEAAIKKKAILYKLGTQFVISNYESIDEGERFTLETPYHTYRELITGLKGTYQVRNAALAVMTAEYIKTYFSFQIESGHVYEGLKNAYWPGRFETILEQPTIIVDGAHNREGIEALTETLKTRYPNNRIKVLFAGLNDKPLQPMLSLLNEVANSLYVTSFDFPRAASANELKAALPNRSVYVAEDWKAWIDREKEHMDDQEILIVTGSLYFISEVKKYFK